A region of Chitinophaga horti DNA encodes the following proteins:
- a CDS encoding phosphopantetheine-binding protein — MEKLMADLKAQIIEQLNLQEVKPEDIGDDQPLFKDGLGLDSIDALELIVLLQQHYRIRMANPEDGPKIFHSVRTMAEFITANQPA, encoded by the coding sequence ATGGAAAAGTTGATGGCAGATCTGAAAGCCCAGATCATCGAGCAATTGAATTTACAGGAAGTAAAGCCCGAAGACATTGGCGATGATCAGCCCTTGTTCAAAGATGGCCTTGGCCTCGATTCTATTGACGCGCTGGAGCTGATCGTATTGCTGCAACAGCACTACCGCATTCGTATGGCCAACCCGGAAGATGGACCGAAGATCTTTCATTCCGTGCGTACCATGGCCGAGTTTATCACCGCTAATCAACCCGCATAA
- a CDS encoding polysaccharide deacetylase family protein: protein MLNYTTIRILFAAAFCLSLVFHFMNGPVAWWIWGMMGVCFIALLAWGASDISLSFFTPVHNRAVTQEKQVALSFDDGPSPAITPQILDILLEHQVPGAFFCIGQRAAQAPELLKRVHEEGHVIGNHSFSHAFWFDMYGTSRMLAELKQADTAIATAIGHQPKLFRPPYGVTNPNLAKAIRKGGYESIGWSIRSLDTVARDGKLLLQRVLRNVRPGDVFLFHDTCAITVQILPELIESLRNKGFEIVRVDKLLNVKAYA, encoded by the coding sequence ATGCTAAACTATACCACCATACGCATCCTGTTCGCGGCAGCTTTTTGCTTGTCGCTGGTGTTCCATTTCATGAACGGGCCGGTGGCCTGGTGGATATGGGGCATGATGGGCGTATGTTTCATCGCTTTGCTGGCCTGGGGTGCAAGTGATATTTCCCTCAGCTTCTTTACGCCTGTACATAACCGGGCGGTCACGCAGGAAAAGCAGGTGGCCCTCTCTTTTGACGATGGGCCTTCTCCGGCAATTACCCCGCAAATACTCGATATTTTATTAGAGCATCAGGTGCCTGGTGCTTTTTTCTGTATTGGGCAACGTGCGGCGCAAGCGCCGGAATTACTCAAACGTGTACACGAAGAAGGGCATGTGATCGGCAATCATAGCTTCTCACACGCCTTTTGGTTTGATATGTATGGTACGTCGCGCATGCTGGCAGAACTTAAACAGGCCGACACGGCGATTGCCACGGCCATCGGGCATCAGCCTAAATTATTTCGCCCGCCTTATGGGGTTACGAATCCTAACCTGGCAAAAGCTATTCGCAAAGGCGGGTACGAGAGCATTGGCTGGAGCATCCGCTCGCTGGATACCGTGGCCCGCGATGGTAAACTGCTGTTACAGCGCGTATTGCGGAATGTGCGTCCGGGTGATGTATTCCTGTTTCACGATACCTGCGCGATTACGGTACAGATATTGCCTGAACTGATTGAAAGCCTGCGTAATAAAGGCTTTGAGATTGTACGAGTTGATAAATTATTAAACGTGAAGGCTTATGCGTAA
- a CDS encoding LolA family protein → MRKWIWIIACLVSTAVQAQSTGFKPVANLEQFKQQFAKTAQQTKSIKSDFVQEKNLSLLSEKITSKGKFWFKKEDKVKMEYQQPSYYLVVINGKDIKTKDNKKEQRISAKSSKVFQQVSRITADCVQGNVLNNAGFSTKVFENAQYFQLEMTPVSKGIKEYFRKIVLWVDKKDYSVTKMQMQEQSGDDTLMTFVNKEVNVNIPDEVFAVK, encoded by the coding sequence ATGCGTAAATGGATATGGATCATAGCATGCCTGGTGAGTACGGCCGTGCAGGCGCAAAGCACTGGCTTTAAACCGGTAGCCAACCTGGAGCAGTTTAAACAACAGTTTGCCAAAACCGCCCAGCAAACAAAATCTATAAAGAGCGATTTTGTACAGGAAAAAAATCTGAGTTTGCTGAGTGAAAAAATCACGAGTAAAGGCAAATTCTGGTTCAAAAAGGAAGATAAGGTGAAGATGGAGTACCAGCAGCCGTCGTACTACCTGGTGGTCATTAACGGGAAAGATATCAAAACAAAAGACAACAAAAAGGAACAACGGATATCGGCAAAATCGAGCAAGGTGTTTCAGCAGGTAAGCCGCATTACGGCGGACTGTGTACAAGGCAATGTATTGAACAATGCCGGTTTCTCTACCAAAGTGTTTGAGAATGCGCAATACTTTCAGCTGGAAATGACGCCGGTATCAAAAGGTATTAAAGAGTATTTCAGGAAGATCGTGTTATGGGTCGATAAAAAAGATTATTCCGTTACGAAGATGCAGATGCAGGAACAGAGCGGCGACGATACACTCATGACCTTCGTAAATAAAGAAGTGAACGTAAACATCCCGGATGAAGTATTTGCTGTTAAATAG
- a CDS encoding beta-ketoacyl-[acyl-carrier-protein] synthase family protein, with protein sequence MSGKVLVAGGGVICGIGHTLDACLQTFARMEPGMGAMQYLRSAHKNTFPVAEVKADNATLAQMAGMPEHTTRTALLSMIAAKAAWDSTGLGNISDYRVGFVSANTVGGMDKTEDFMEDFLPDASKGRLKGVVNHECGTITELVGDALGIRHHMSTISTACSSGANAMMYGSRLIRNGVVDIVIAGGTDALTRFTLNGFNTLMILDQQKCRPFDDTRTGLNLGEGAGYVVLVSEKIAAQLPQGAWCSLSGFANANDAYHQTASSPDGTGNYLAMKGALEMSGLQANDIAYINLHGTGTQNNDVSEGTAIVRLFGATIPPASSTKSFTGHTLGASGGIEAVFSALAVKEGIIYPNAQFTTQMKELPFSPATTFSKGNDLRHVMSNSFGFGGNCSSVIFSR encoded by the coding sequence ATGAGCGGTAAGGTGCTGGTAGCCGGCGGCGGCGTGATTTGTGGTATCGGGCATACATTAGATGCCTGCCTGCAGACGTTTGCCCGCATGGAACCCGGTATGGGCGCTATGCAATACCTGCGTTCTGCGCACAAAAACACCTTTCCCGTTGCGGAAGTAAAAGCGGACAATGCCACGCTGGCCCAAATGGCCGGCATGCCGGAACATACTACCCGTACCGCTTTGCTGAGCATGATCGCAGCTAAGGCGGCCTGGGATAGTACCGGTTTAGGCAACATCAGCGATTACCGTGTAGGCTTCGTATCTGCCAATACCGTTGGTGGTATGGACAAAACCGAAGACTTCATGGAAGACTTCCTGCCGGATGCATCCAAAGGCAGGCTGAAAGGTGTTGTTAACCATGAATGTGGTACTATTACCGAGCTGGTAGGTGATGCGCTGGGCATCCGTCATCATATGTCGACCATTTCCACCGCCTGTTCTTCCGGCGCTAACGCTATGATGTACGGCTCGCGCCTGATCAGGAATGGCGTGGTGGATATAGTGATCGCCGGTGGTACAGATGCGCTTACCCGTTTTACGCTGAACGGTTTTAACACCCTCATGATATTGGACCAGCAGAAATGCCGTCCCTTCGATGATACCCGCACTGGCCTCAACCTGGGTGAAGGTGCAGGTTACGTGGTGTTGGTATCTGAAAAGATAGCGGCGCAGTTACCTCAGGGGGCCTGGTGCAGTTTAAGCGGCTTTGCGAATGCGAACGACGCCTATCACCAAACCGCCTCCTCGCCCGATGGTACCGGTAACTACCTGGCCATGAAAGGCGCGCTGGAAATGAGCGGGCTGCAGGCGAACGATATTGCGTATATCAATTTGCACGGTACTGGTACGCAGAATAATGATGTGTCTGAGGGTACGGCGATCGTGCGGTTGTTCGGGGCAACCATTCCGCCAGCCAGTTCTACCAAATCGTTCACCGGGCATACCCTGGGAGCGAGTGGTGGCATTGAGGCCGTGTTTAGTGCCTTGGCGGTGAAGGAAGGGATCATTTACCCGAACGCACAGTTTACCACGCAAATGAAGGAACTGCCTTTTTCGCCTGCCACGACCTTCTCCAAAGGCAATGATTTGAGGCATGTGATGTCTAACTCATTTGGCTTTGGAGGCAATTGTTCGAGTGTAATTTTTTCAAGATAA
- a CDS encoding DUF2062 domain-containing protein encodes MYSPAPYDARFEAHKACVLIPTYNNATTLGDVIRSVLAMTRHLIIVSDGATDATARVLEEFPELQVVAYKPNHGKGYALRKGFRYALSQGYDHAITMDSDGQHFASDLPTFLDKLDEKKDAIVIGARNLQQENMPSQNTFANKFSNFWFWVETGIKAPDTQSGFRLYPIHRIGRMRSFCNKYEFEVEVVVRSVWKGTKVEWAPIKVYYPPKGERISHFRPGADITRITILNTVLVLISFFYIHPRDFIRTMLRAEGRKAFLEKHVISRDESNAKKAASIGFGVFMGIIPIWGFQMIAALALATVMRLNKGLVIIAANISIPPMIPAIITLSFLMGKIWVGRGATDLFFSRGITLESIKLNAVQYLYGSITLAIVAGIASWLISWVLLAMLRRKAAAKAN; translated from the coding sequence ATGTATTCGCCCGCTCCATATGATGCCCGTTTTGAAGCGCACAAAGCCTGTGTGCTGATACCTACTTATAATAACGCGACTACACTGGGCGACGTTATCCGCTCCGTACTGGCCATGACCCGCCACCTTATTATTGTGAGCGATGGTGCCACAGACGCAACTGCCAGGGTGCTGGAAGAATTTCCGGAATTGCAGGTAGTGGCCTATAAGCCCAATCACGGTAAAGGTTACGCGCTGCGGAAAGGATTTCGGTATGCACTGTCGCAGGGCTATGATCATGCTATTACGATGGATAGTGATGGCCAGCACTTCGCCAGTGACCTGCCTACCTTTCTCGATAAACTGGATGAGAAAAAAGATGCGATCGTCATCGGTGCGCGCAACCTGCAACAGGAAAACATGCCCAGCCAGAATACGTTCGCCAATAAATTCTCGAACTTCTGGTTTTGGGTAGAAACCGGCATTAAAGCACCCGATACGCAAAGTGGCTTTCGTCTTTACCCGATTCACCGTATAGGCCGCATGCGATCGTTTTGCAATAAATACGAGTTTGAGGTGGAAGTGGTGGTACGCTCGGTTTGGAAAGGCACAAAGGTCGAGTGGGCGCCCATCAAGGTATATTACCCGCCGAAGGGTGAGCGTATTTCGCACTTCAGACCGGGAGCCGACATTACGCGCATCACGATCCTTAATACCGTGCTGGTACTCATCTCGTTCTTTTATATCCATCCACGTGACTTTATCCGTACGATGTTGCGGGCGGAAGGGCGTAAAGCTTTTTTAGAAAAACACGTGATCAGCCGTGACGAGTCGAATGCAAAGAAGGCCGCATCGATAGGTTTTGGCGTGTTCATGGGCATTATTCCTATCTGGGGTTTCCAGATGATTGCAGCCCTTGCATTGGCCACCGTTATGCGCTTAAATAAAGGGTTGGTGATTATTGCTGCGAATATCAGTATTCCACCCATGATCCCTGCGATTATTACGCTAAGCTTTCTGATGGGTAAGATTTGGGTAGGAAGAGGCGCAACAGATTTGTTTTTCAGCCGGGGTATAACGTTGGAAAGTATTAAACTAAACGCGGTACAATACCTTTACGGCAGCATAACACTGGCTATCGTAGCCGGTATTGCCAGCTGGTTGATTTCGTGGGTGCTGCTCGCTATGTTGCGACGCAAGGCGGCTGCCAAGGCTAACTAA
- a CDS encoding 3-hydroxyacyl-ACP dehydratase, with the protein MLAGKFYTVTQQEQTSETISTAIAWNAAHPIFEGHFPGQPVVPGVCMMQTIQEILGNALQKNVMVRKASNMKFLNMIDPNKQPAVDVEIKYAVLETQELKVTAQIKSSELIFLKFQGLFTVKQ; encoded by the coding sequence ATGTTAGCAGGAAAATTTTACACCGTAACACAGCAGGAGCAAACCAGCGAGACCATTAGCACGGCCATCGCCTGGAATGCTGCCCACCCGATATTCGAAGGCCATTTTCCCGGTCAGCCTGTAGTACCCGGCGTTTGTATGATGCAAACCATCCAGGAAATATTAGGCAATGCGCTTCAGAAAAATGTGATGGTGCGTAAAGCATCGAACATGAAGTTCCTGAACATGATCGATCCGAACAAACAACCTGCGGTAGACGTGGAGATCAAATACGCTGTTCTCGAAACGCAGGAGTTGAAAGTGACCGCGCAGATCAAAAGCAGTGAGCTGATATTCTTAAAATTCCAGGGACTTTTCACCGTTAAGCAGTAA
- a CDS encoding NAD(P)/FAD-dependent oxidoreductase — MKKEKVDVLVIGAGPAGTVAASIIHQAGYTVKIVEKQKFPRFVIGESLLPRCMEALTEAKFVDALEKRGYQKKFGAKFVKGEDICDFTFENQYTDGWKWTWQVPRADFDTTLANAVQEMGVPVEFETSVTAIKFNGSDSVTTVEDIDGNQKEIEARFIVDGSGYGRVIPKLFNLEKESVLQPRKALFAHTVDLKRNMDAEPNRITAVVHKKGTWIWIIPFSTGITSLGFVSDPTFFEGFEGNNEEKYRAMLESEPYTRERFRDVELVFEPRILEAWSATTDKFYGEGFVLTGNVTEFLDPIFSSGVTLATVSSQTAAKLVIKKLRGEAVDWEKEYMEPTMQGVNVFRSYVMAWYEGVLDTIFFRKNPDENIKQQICSVLAGYVWDTSNPFVAAHDTAPRRLARTIVATDKIKSFE, encoded by the coding sequence ATGAAGAAAGAAAAAGTGGACGTATTAGTGATAGGTGCCGGACCCGCGGGAACGGTAGCTGCATCTATCATACACCAGGCAGGTTATACCGTAAAAATAGTGGAGAAGCAAAAGTTCCCGCGTTTTGTAATCGGTGAAAGTCTTTTGCCGCGATGTATGGAAGCGCTCACTGAGGCGAAGTTCGTGGACGCTCTCGAGAAAAGAGGGTACCAGAAGAAGTTCGGCGCTAAATTCGTAAAGGGTGAAGATATATGTGATTTCACCTTCGAGAATCAATATACCGATGGCTGGAAGTGGACCTGGCAGGTGCCCCGTGCCGACTTCGACACTACGCTGGCCAACGCGGTGCAGGAAATGGGTGTGCCTGTTGAATTTGAAACCTCGGTAACCGCTATCAAATTTAATGGGTCTGATTCTGTCACCACGGTGGAAGATATCGATGGTAATCAGAAGGAAATCGAAGCCCGCTTCATCGTTGATGGCAGCGGTTACGGCAGGGTGATTCCCAAGTTGTTCAACCTGGAAAAGGAATCTGTGCTACAGCCGCGTAAAGCCCTGTTCGCGCACACCGTAGACCTGAAAAGGAATATGGATGCCGAGCCGAACAGGATTACTGCCGTGGTGCATAAAAAAGGTACCTGGATCTGGATTATCCCGTTCTCTACCGGCATTACGTCATTGGGCTTTGTAAGTGACCCCACATTTTTTGAAGGATTTGAGGGTAATAACGAAGAGAAATACCGCGCCATGCTTGAGTCTGAGCCGTATACCCGCGAACGTTTCCGGGATGTGGAGTTAGTATTCGAGCCCAGGATATTAGAGGCCTGGAGCGCTACGACTGATAAATTTTACGGAGAAGGTTTTGTACTTACCGGGAATGTAACCGAGTTCCTGGACCCGATATTCTCTTCCGGCGTAACTTTGGCTACCGTATCGAGCCAAACTGCCGCGAAACTGGTGATCAAAAAGCTGAGAGGCGAAGCCGTAGATTGGGAAAAAGAATACATGGAGCCTACCATGCAGGGCGTGAACGTTTTCCGTTCTTACGTGATGGCCTGGTACGAAGGCGTGCTGGACACTATTTTCTTTCGTAAGAACCCGGACGAAAACATTAAACAGCAGATTTGCTCCGTACTGGCCGGGTATGTGTGGGATACGAGCAATCCGTTTGTGGCGGCTCACGATACGGCGCCCAGGCGGTTAGCGCGCACGATCGTGGCGACCGATAAAATAAAGAGTTTTGAATAG
- a CDS encoding beta-ketoacyl synthase N-terminal-like domain-containing protein codes for MKAYIHGAGCISPQDTASGAPFLENVRSYEGNRLAVADPDYKQWIDVKLIRRMSRVIKMGVGASQLSLQDAGITMPDAIITGTAYGCLADTSVFLNKMVSQQEEMLTPTAFIQSTHNTVAGQIALMLGCHAYNNTFVHRAFSFESALLDSLMILQEGSAKTVLAGGLDEITDHSHTILSRFGLFRTNSSDSTKLLNEAGEGTINGEGSGFFVLSSEQGNATVAIHMPGTLYKPSGREEVKTFIEQYLGDTVPDVIITGRSGDAANDAILNDLEDELFAGKPVAGFKHLSGEYPTASAFALFMAVQALRTQKVALLKGTAPASFKNILIVNQYQGTHYSASLVSAC; via the coding sequence ATGAAAGCATACATACATGGAGCCGGCTGCATTTCTCCGCAGGATACTGCGTCGGGTGCCCCATTCCTGGAAAATGTGAGAAGCTACGAAGGCAATCGCCTGGCCGTAGCCGATCCTGATTACAAACAGTGGATCGATGTGAAACTCATCCGCCGTATGAGCCGCGTGATCAAAATGGGGGTAGGCGCTTCGCAACTCAGTTTGCAGGATGCCGGTATTACCATGCCCGATGCGATCATCACCGGCACCGCTTACGGCTGCCTGGCCGATACGAGCGTGTTTCTCAATAAAATGGTCAGTCAGCAGGAAGAAATGCTGACGCCCACCGCCTTTATTCAAAGCACCCATAACACCGTAGCAGGACAAATTGCGCTCATGCTCGGTTGTCATGCTTATAACAATACTTTCGTTCACCGCGCCTTTTCGTTCGAAAGCGCGCTGCTGGACAGTCTTATGATATTGCAGGAAGGCAGCGCCAAAACGGTGCTCGCTGGCGGGCTGGACGAGATTACCGATCATAGTCATACTATTCTTTCCCGTTTCGGCTTGTTCCGAACTAACAGCAGCGATAGTACGAAACTGTTGAACGAAGCTGGTGAAGGCACCATTAACGGCGAAGGATCTGGCTTCTTTGTATTGAGCAGCGAACAAGGTAATGCAACGGTGGCGATACACATGCCAGGTACGCTATACAAACCTTCTGGCAGAGAAGAAGTAAAAACATTTATCGAACAATACCTGGGAGATACGGTACCTGATGTGATCATCACCGGTCGTAGCGGCGATGCGGCGAACGATGCGATATTGAACGACCTGGAAGATGAGCTGTTTGCAGGCAAACCTGTTGCAGGGTTTAAGCACCTGAGTGGCGAGTATCCAACGGCTTCGGCCTTTGCGCTGTTCATGGCGGTACAGGCGCTGCGTACGCAAAAGGTGGCCTTGCTGAAAGGCACGGCACCCGCATCTTTCAAAAATATATTAATTGTAAACCAGTACCAGGGCACGCATTATTCGGCGTCGCTCGTATCGGCATGCTAA